One Lucilia cuprina isolate Lc7/37 chromosome 4, ASM2204524v1, whole genome shotgun sequence DNA segment encodes these proteins:
- the LOC111685224 gene encoding histone acetyltransferase p300-like produces the protein MSIRNYLLIGLTIFGLGVNWCEAVDEPCPNAPVTPYPIVQNHQPVPIYPTNIPCAVTQQPSSPCSQPCQTLNNCAYPPQPVPTYPTNNPCPVTPCQTCPCSQPCKTLNNCSYPINCSNPPGCGSTTSCVGSTKPCAEISAPCVGSAQPCDTTTTPNCQTPPTTVTNPPPTTLPPPPPPETTQPYEPPITTTTLPPPAPIIKCPSGTILIGQECHLLYCPRGSQMENGRCIVIECPDGTVWTGHRCSVPEPIVHDLTFNYNFITKINQTKPDIVLNNVNNIVVNASTTIYDESNNNNECQHDYGDCDDEISTETTATQPPSSSTKCCTVKTPRMCEQRNNRWQCYSRSSRQCGEFCVAPIIYLLSPRIYSRPQYLVMPPMQYDCQMQGNCSPIGGGYDCSGCAINNMSHCSPYCYRYSCPSRKCDFYDQQKYCAYNLGSYGCQQQDGCFDHWCQ, from the exons ATGAGTAtacgaaattatttattaattggtttaacaatattt GGATTAGGAGTGAATTGGTGTGAAGCAGTTGATGAACCATGTCCAAATGCTCCAGTAACACCATATCCCATAGTTCAGAATCATCAGCCTGTACCGATTTATCCGACTAATATTCCTTGTGCGGTTACTCAACAACCAAGTAGCCCTTGTTCTCAACCATGTCAAACATTGAATAATTGCGCGTATCCACCGCAGCCTGTACCCACTTATCCGACTAATAACCCATGTCCGGTTACTCCTTGTCAAACTTGTCCTTGTTCTCAACCatgtaaaacattaaataattgtTCCTATCCTATCAATTGTTCTAATCCACCTGGTTGTGGATCAACTACTTCTTGTGTGGGTTCAACAAAACCATGTGCTGAAATATCAGCCCCATGTGTAGGATCAGCTCAGCCATGTGATACTACAACAACTCCCAATTGTCAAACACCGCCAACAACTGTAACAAACCCGCCACCAACAACtttaccaccaccaccaccaccagaAACTACCCAACCTTATGAGCCGCCCATCACTACAACTACACTTCCTCCACCGGCGCCCATTATAAAATGTCCTTCTGGCACCATTCTTATTGGTCAGGAATGTCATTTGTTATATTGTCCTCGCGGCTCTCAAATGGAAAATGGTCGCTGTATAGTTATTGAATGTCCCGATGGTACTGTTTGGACTGGACATAGATGTTCTGTACCAGAACCAATCGTTCATGATCttacatttaattataattttataacaaaaatcaatCAAACCAAACCGGATATTGTACTTAATAATGTCAATAATATTGTAGTTAATGCCTCCACGACTATATACGATGAATCCAATAACAATAATGAATGCCAACATGATTATGGAGATTGTGATGATGAAATTTCAACCGAAACAACAGCAACACAGCCACCCTCTTCGAGCACAAAATGTTGCACAGTCAAGACGCCACGAATGTGTGAGCAACGTAATAATCGTTGGCAATGTTATAGTCGCAGTTCTCGTCAATGTGGTGAATTTTGTGTTGCTCCTattatctatctactatctccTAGAATATACTCCAGACCCCAATATCTGGTAATGCCTCCCATGCAATACGACTGCCAAATGCAGGGAAATTGTAGTCCAATTGGAg GTGGTTATGATTGTTCTGGTTGTGCCATTAACAATATGTCACATTGTTCCCCTTACTGTTATCGTTATTCTTGTCCCTCACGTAAATGTGATTTTTATGATCAGCAAAAATATTGCGCCTACAACTTGGGCTCATATGGTTGTCAACAACAAGATGGTTGTTTTGATCATTGGTGTCAATGA
- the LOC111685213 gene encoding uncharacterized protein LOC111685213 has translation MKSKVFLLALFGNLFSTIQATYINEKHENITILEGTNSSYTSKQVIEGRPIVIHTQLQHYDEPTLKEYEECHRNLEKCKNVCEGVEDPIACAKQCPVCPFLVKEQIVVQGINDTYVSSATKVKPPLNTTNIIRLTNQIQNIIESHQGNIMVRNDNLVHIHQNTSRVGGKFGLGYNNTDPCCILVNTAKTCDLKKFSSAKRCHHKRHRVCGKQCKARVIMAKRVSQCDSNALMFDSNEDYIEENCQETIKYVPYHPHRRHNTRTTNRCKSIPSWPYVACGHSIQNYENSICRRCQSLTYYHILQRGLPAECSKCFMSFTSPTMEMFPSSYSWYPLGGSSIYDNTYGLEDNFDLSDDFELSSPSNTFNPLQDLPEAQDEYIEYNNNEDYKDDLEDNIRRRRHTFNRSKYSHKYGK, from the exons ATGAAGTCCAAA GTATTTCTTTTGGCATTATTTGgcaatttattttcaacaatacAGGCAACGTATATCAACGAAAAGCACGAAAACATTACTATATTAGAAGGAACAAATTCAAGTTATACCAGCAAACAGGTAATAGAGGGTAGACCCATAGTGATACACACTCAACTGCAACATTATGATGAACCCACCTTGAAAGAATATGAAGAGTGTCATAGAAATCTAGAGAAATGCAAAAATGTCTGCGAAGGTGTTGAAGATCCTATTGCATGTGCTAAACAGTGTCCGGTTTGTCCATTTCTGGTGAAAGAGCAAATTGTAGTGCAGGGTATTAATGATACTTACGTGTCTTCAGCAACTAAAGTAAAACCACCACTTAATACCACAAATATAATACGTTTAACTaatcaaattcaaaatattatcgAAAGTCATCAAGGTAATATAATGGTGCGCAATGATAACTTAGTGCATATTCATCAGAATACTTCGAGAGTGGGTGGTAAATTTGGTTTGGGCTATAATAATACTGACCCTTGTTGTATATTAGTGAATACGGCAAAAACTTgtgatttaaagaaattttcatcgGCAAAACGTTGCCATCACAAACGGCATCGGGTGTGTGGCAAACAGTGTAAAGCACGGGTAATAATGGCCAAACGTGTGTCTCAATGCGATAGCAATGCCTTAATGTTCGATTCCAATGAGGATTATATTGAAGAAAATTGTCAGGAAACTATTAAATATGTACCTTATCATCCACATAGACGACATAATACTAGAACTACCAACAGATGCAAATCTATACCCTCTTGGCCTTATGTAGCCTGCGGTCACAGTattcaaaattatgaaaattcaaTATGTAGACGTTGTCAAAGTTTAACCTACTATCACATCTTGCAGAGAGGCCTGCCAGCTGAATGCAGTAAATGTTTTATGTCATTCACTAGTCCTACTATGGAAATGTTTCCCTCATCCTATTCATGGTATCCACTTGGAGGTTCTTCTATTTACGATAATACTTATGGTTTAGAAGATAATTTTGATTTATCAGATGATTTTGAATTATCTTCGCCTTCTAATACTTTCAACCCTTTACAAGATTTGCCAGAAGCTCAAGACGAATATATAGAGTATAATAATAATGAGGATTATAAAGATGATTTGGAGGATAACATACGCCGACGTCGTCATACTTTTAACAGATCAAAATACAGTCataaatatggaaaataa
- the LOC111685225 gene encoding uncharacterized protein LOC111685225, whose protein sequence is MEKIRFFLTLVLASNILVVNFKVIQAQTVNPSLQICPDGYTFYTDGLCYPNEYKPLPPNNTNQMQTFPTETSSSNICPQGYILYTDNLCYPIENKPCPFDSKNTTEMPATTTLPTTTTTTESMTTTRTPIPAEIIKTRCPTGSIMLKNKCRKLLCSMGELYNGNCLKPVCPTGLIWRDKKCQEPGYITTIIEINNEIINEQNEKPITLKRSQTNEVIYHTTTTTRKPLTTLRSIMGSTTESPNKSNVSSTNNNANHSCCKVFTPRICKLYDKKWVCFNRKYDICDKRICTKPVVYLKAPEILYQHPVLIMPPNPQFNMYNETRDFDNNLYVDCSGCAARHSETCSPYCYRHICPNNSCRYMDLSEYCNYYPRQNGCQPTDGCLWNWC, encoded by the exons atggaaaaaattagattttttctaaCGCTTGTTCTTGCGTCTAATATTCTTGTTGTAAACTTTAAAGTAATTCAGGCACAAACTGTTAACCCG TCTCTTCAAATATGTCCGGATGGGTACACCTTTTACACGGATGGCTTATGCTATCCTAACGAATATAAACCATTGCCGCCAAATAACACTAACCAAATGCAAACGTTTCCAACGGAAACGTCAAGCTCTAACATATGTCCACAAGGTTATATACTTTACACGGACAACTTATGCTATCCAATCGAAAACAAGCCATGCCCGTTTGATAGTAAAAACACAACAGAAATGcctgcaacaacaacacttccgacaactacaacaacaacagaatctATGACAACAACTAGAACGCCTATACCAGCTGAAATAATCAAAACCCGCTGTCCAACGGGttcaattatgttaaaaaataaatgtcgtAAACTCCTATGTTCTATGGGAGAACTCTATAATGGCAATTGTCTGAAACCAGTGTGTCCAACAGGTTTAATATGGCGTGATAAAAAATGCCAAGAACCCGGctatataacaacaataatagaaattaataatgaaattattaatgaaCAGAATGAAAAACCTATAACCCTAAAAAGAAGCCAAACAAATGAAGTAATTTATCATACAACCACAACAACTAGAAAACCTTTAACTACACTAAGATCAATAATGGGATCGACTACCGAAAGCCCTAATAAATCGAACGTGTCCTCAACTAATAATAATGCTAATCATTCGTGTTGTAAAGTCTTTACACCAagaatttgtaaattatatgaCAAAAAATGGGTTTGTTTTAATCGTAAATATGACATTTGTGATAAACGTATTTGCACAAAACCTGTGGTTTATTTGAAAGCACCCGAAATTCTTTACCAACATCCAGTTCTGATAATGCCGCCTAATCCTcaatttaatatgtataatGAAACCAGAGATTTcgataataatttat ATGTTGATTGTTCCGGCTGTGCTGCACGTCATTCGGAGACTTGTTCACCCTATTGCTATAGACACATTTGTCCAAATAATTCTTGTAGATATATGGATTTAAGTGAATATTGCAATTATTATCCTAGACAAAATGGTTGCCAACCCACAGATGGTTGTCTATGGAATTGGTgttaa